One genomic region from Sandaracinaceae bacterium encodes:
- a CDS encoding Spy/CpxP family protein refolding chaperone, which yields MNSILDILKPLKSFALAGGLAAAVGLAAPISASAQGGDAEVSESRGHHHRGRRARHHRRGPRMAAELNLSDAQRAQLREAREAARPRMEAARESGDREAMRALHREMREQFRAVLTPEQRERAQALRAEHAQRRVTRRVEGMTERLSLTERQQQQVRGILQGAAQQRRALREQARLDGTRPREAMQALRERTHQQVQSVLTAEQQARAAELRAERAERRGERGERRGRRGHRAR from the coding sequence ATGAACAGCATCCTCGACATCCTGAAGCCCCTGAAGTCTTTCGCCCTCGCGGGTGGCCTCGCCGCAGCCGTCGGGCTCGCCGCGCCGATCTCGGCCAGCGCCCAGGGCGGCGACGCCGAAGTCAGCGAGAGCCGAGGCCACCACCACCGCGGCCGTCGGGCCCGGCACCACCGGCGCGGTCCGCGCATGGCGGCCGAGCTGAACCTGAGCGACGCCCAGCGCGCCCAGCTCCGCGAAGCGCGCGAAGCCGCCCGCCCCCGCATGGAGGCGGCCCGTGAGTCCGGCGACCGCGAAGCCATGCGGGCTCTCCACCGCGAGATGCGGGAGCAGTTCCGGGCGGTCCTCACGCCCGAGCAGCGGGAGCGCGCGCAGGCCCTCCGCGCCGAGCACGCCCAGCGCCGCGTCACCCGCCGCGTCGAGGGCATGACGGAGCGGCTGTCGCTGACCGAGCGCCAGCAGCAGCAGGTGCGCGGCATCCTCCAGGGGGCCGCCCAGCAGCGGCGGGCGCTCCGGGAGCAGGCGCGGCTCGACGGCACCCGTCCCCGCGAGGCCATGCAGGCCCTGCGTGAGCGCACCCACCAGCAGGTCCAGAGCGTCCTGACGGCCGAGCAGCAGGCCCGCGCGGCGGAGCTCCGGGCCGAGCGCGCCGAGCGTCGCGGCGAGCGCGGCGAGCGTCGCGGCCGCCGTGGCCACCGCGCTCGCTGA
- a CDS encoding patatin-like phospholipase family protein → MTTLREWLEEAPYALGMSSGFFGFFAHCGVLTVLEEEGLLPERVAGSSAGALVTGAWASGLEARELADELLGLKREDFWDPGPGAGLLRGRLFRRRLERLLPVRDLSECRVPAAVSVYDVLRREVRVLEDGPAAPALHASCAVPLMFHPVRHAGGVLVDGGVRDRPGLTGLRDASRVLFHHLASRSPWRRPGGEALKIPRREGLVTLVIEPLPRVGPFQLHRGADAFDAAREATRRALGRRIRTAEVRVHG, encoded by the coding sequence GTGACGACGCTCCGAGAGTGGTTGGAGGAGGCGCCGTACGCGCTCGGCATGTCGAGCGGGTTCTTCGGCTTCTTCGCGCACTGCGGCGTGCTGACGGTGCTGGAGGAAGAGGGCCTGCTCCCCGAGCGCGTCGCGGGCTCGAGCGCGGGCGCGCTGGTGACGGGCGCGTGGGCCTCCGGGCTCGAGGCCCGCGAGCTCGCGGACGAGCTGCTCGGGCTGAAGCGCGAGGACTTCTGGGACCCGGGCCCCGGCGCCGGCTTGCTCCGCGGTCGCCTCTTCCGCCGAAGGCTCGAGCGGCTGCTCCCCGTGCGCGATCTGTCCGAGTGCCGCGTGCCGGCCGCGGTCAGCGTGTACGACGTCTTGCGCCGCGAGGTGCGCGTGCTCGAGGACGGCCCCGCGGCGCCTGCGCTCCACGCGTCGTGCGCGGTCCCGCTGATGTTTCACCCCGTGCGCCACGCGGGCGGCGTGCTCGTCGACGGCGGGGTGCGCGACCGGCCGGGCCTGACCGGGCTGCGAGACGCGTCTCGCGTGCTCTTTCATCACCTGGCCTCGCGCTCGCCCTGGCGCCGCCCGGGCGGCGAGGCGCTGAAGATCCCCCGCCGCGAGGGTCTGGTCACCCTGGTGATCGAGCCGCTGCCCCGGGTGGGCCCGTTCCAGCTCCACCGCGGCGCCGACGCGTTCGACGCCGCGCGCGAAGCCACCCGTCGCGCGCTGGGTCGACGGATCCGGACGGCGGAAGTCCGCGTCCACGGCTGA
- a CDS encoding heme exporter protein CcmB, with protein MKLFLRSTWAIVVKELRIELRTKEILVTAGLFGLLVTVLTSLAFFLDDDTSRKLAPGVLWIGACFAGVLAMGRAWAREREADAIRGLMLAPIPRSAIYAGKAIGTFVFVLLIDLVLLPVVGLLFRLELVPVLLPVSLILVLGTLGYVAMGTLFAAMSVRTRARDLMLSVVLFPLASPALVAGVVATREVLGGMPLSETVEWLRILAAFDLIAIVCGLVLFEPLMSD; from the coding sequence GTGAAGCTCTTCCTGCGCAGCACGTGGGCCATCGTGGTCAAGGAGCTGCGCATCGAGCTCCGCACGAAGGAGATCCTCGTGACGGCCGGCCTCTTCGGGCTGCTCGTCACGGTGCTGACCTCGCTCGCCTTCTTCCTCGACGACGACACATCCCGGAAGCTCGCGCCCGGCGTGCTCTGGATCGGCGCGTGTTTCGCAGGGGTGCTCGCGATGGGCCGCGCCTGGGCGCGCGAGCGCGAGGCGGACGCGATCCGCGGCCTGATGCTCGCGCCGATCCCGCGGAGCGCGATCTACGCGGGCAAGGCGATCGGCACGTTCGTGTTCGTGCTGCTCATCGACCTCGTGCTCCTGCCCGTGGTGGGCCTGCTCTTCCGGCTCGAGCTCGTCCCGGTCCTGCTCCCCGTCTCGCTCATCCTCGTGCTCGGCACGCTGGGCTACGTGGCCATGGGCACGCTCTTCGCGGCGATGAGCGTCCGCACCCGCGCGCGCGACCTCATGCTCAGCGTGGTCCTCTTCCCGCTCGCGTCGCCCGCGCTGGTGGCCGGGGTGGTGGCGACCCGAGAGGTGCTCGGGGGCATGCCGCTCTCGGAGACGGTGGAGTGGCTCCGCATCCTCGCCGCCTTCGACCTCATCGCGATCGTCTGCGGCCTCGTGCTCTTCGAGCCGCTGATGTCGGACTGA
- the hemW gene encoding radical SAM family heme chaperone HemW produces the protein MRTSVYVHFPWCLKKCPYCDFASAGIRRSEVPHEAYADAVLGELARKRLEGRTLHSVFFGGGTPSLWAPEALGRVLDGVLDAFPERAHDLEITVECNPTSLDREKAAALRDVGVNRLSIGVQSLDAERLRYLGRLHDPEGALRAVRAATEEMGRVSADLMFGMPGQKPDDFAGEIAQLLDTGIEHVSAYALTIEPDTQFGALHRKGKLPVAPDDDYADTFLRAREVFAAAGMEHYEVSNYARPSQASRHNQHYWRGGDYLGLGAGAVGAMSEGTSSRRTKNDPRPERYLAGEGAVFEETLTPEDRVREALMLGLRTAEGMALDAIRERTGVDPSSGRERALSRRRERGDVALEGGFLRVPPDRWLHLDAIVADLF, from the coding sequence GTGCGCACCAGCGTCTACGTGCACTTCCCCTGGTGCCTCAAGAAGTGCCCCTACTGCGACTTCGCGTCCGCGGGCATCCGCAGGAGCGAGGTGCCCCACGAGGCCTACGCCGACGCGGTGCTCGGCGAGCTGGCCCGGAAGCGGCTCGAGGGGCGCACGCTCCACAGCGTCTTCTTCGGGGGCGGCACGCCCAGCCTCTGGGCGCCCGAGGCGCTCGGGAGGGTGCTCGACGGGGTGCTCGACGCGTTCCCGGAGCGGGCGCACGACCTGGAGATCACCGTGGAGTGCAACCCGACCTCGCTCGACCGCGAGAAGGCGGCCGCGCTCCGGGACGTCGGCGTCAACCGGCTCTCCATCGGCGTGCAGTCGCTCGACGCGGAGCGGCTGCGCTACCTGGGCCGGCTGCACGACCCGGAGGGCGCGCTGCGCGCGGTGCGGGCCGCCACCGAGGAGATGGGCCGGGTCAGCGCGGACCTGATGTTCGGCATGCCGGGCCAGAAGCCCGACGACTTCGCGGGTGAGATCGCCCAGCTGCTCGACACCGGGATCGAGCACGTGAGCGCCTACGCCCTGACCATCGAGCCGGACACGCAGTTCGGCGCGCTGCACAGGAAGGGCAAGCTGCCCGTGGCGCCCGACGACGACTACGCGGACACCTTCCTGCGCGCCCGCGAGGTCTTCGCCGCGGCGGGCATGGAGCACTACGAGGTCAGCAACTACGCCCGCCCCAGCCAGGCGTCCCGCCACAACCAGCACTACTGGCGCGGCGGCGACTACCTCGGCCTCGGCGCGGGCGCGGTGGGCGCGATGAGCGAGGGGACGTCGTCGCGGCGCACCAAGAACGACCCCCGCCCGGAGCGGTACCTGGCCGGCGAGGGCGCGGTCTTCGAGGAGACGCTCACCCCGGAGGATCGGGTGCGCGAGGCGCTGATGCTCGGGCTGCGCACGGCGGAGGGCATGGCCCTGGACGCCATCCGCGAGCGCACCGGCGTGGATCCCTCGAGCGGGCGAGAGCGCGCCCTGAGCCGTCGGCGCGAGCGCGGCGACGTGGCGCTCGAGGGCGGCTTCCTCCGGGTCCCCCCGGATCGCTGGCTCCACCTGGACGCGATCGTCGCGGACCTGTTCTGA
- a CDS encoding DUF1517 domain-containing protein: protein MRKGRVVVVVLALAAGAVAHFSWSPPEVRPFLDVETATNAVSDRVRVAGRQAAILSTDGELFEVSDAFIERSVSVAPDGCALLAVSAAGPHRVTRLDVSRWQRRGQRMRLPVTSVEGHDGVTTLTLCAADYAVDADSPVTFEWRAQLEPVAWEGEAHPRYLASAVAQSGAALADVSVHGYDIPPPEAASVDRSVPLIVTVLFVLVLGLLLESSLLRWTGAVGDGDHTLRRVTVALPAGLRGELMERVDQAHRGGLEEAHALRDALVAYADEIRGWSASRMRGPDFETEARGEALADRLRALRGEAKASDYRSAREGWVVLTLIVRHRCELPALARASDRAALVHALRSLLPADEDELCSVEAFFHPADPASSLDPAHARELFGELTFPADSFLVACARCEAVVRRTEAETFGRCPACQEIFLEREPESDLEAATARI from the coding sequence GTGCGGAAAGGTCGCGTCGTCGTCGTCGTCCTCGCGCTGGCCGCGGGGGCGGTGGCGCATTTCTCCTGGAGCCCGCCCGAGGTGCGCCCGTTCCTCGACGTGGAGACGGCGACCAACGCGGTCAGCGATCGCGTGCGTGTGGCGGGCCGACAGGCCGCGATCCTCTCGACCGACGGAGAGCTCTTCGAGGTGTCCGACGCCTTCATCGAGCGCAGCGTCAGCGTGGCGCCCGATGGCTGCGCGCTGCTCGCCGTCTCCGCCGCCGGCCCACACCGCGTGACGCGCCTGGACGTCTCGCGCTGGCAGCGGCGCGGTCAGCGCATGCGGCTGCCCGTCACCTCGGTCGAGGGGCACGACGGCGTGACCACGCTGACCCTCTGCGCGGCCGACTACGCCGTCGACGCCGACTCGCCGGTGACCTTCGAGTGGCGCGCGCAGCTCGAGCCCGTGGCGTGGGAAGGAGAGGCGCACCCGCGCTACCTCGCGAGCGCCGTCGCGCAGAGCGGCGCCGCCCTCGCGGACGTGTCGGTGCACGGCTACGACATCCCGCCGCCCGAGGCGGCGTCGGTCGACCGATCGGTCCCGCTGATCGTCACGGTGCTCTTCGTGCTCGTGCTGGGGCTGCTCCTCGAGTCGAGCCTCCTGCGCTGGACCGGCGCCGTGGGCGACGGCGACCACACGCTGCGGCGCGTCACCGTGGCGCTCCCGGCGGGGCTGCGCGGCGAGCTGATGGAGCGCGTGGACCAGGCGCACCGCGGCGGGCTCGAGGAGGCGCACGCGCTGCGGGACGCGCTCGTGGCGTACGCCGACGAGATCCGCGGGTGGAGCGCGAGCCGCATGCGGGGACCCGACTTCGAGACCGAGGCCCGCGGCGAGGCCCTGGCGGACCGGCTCCGCGCGCTGCGCGGCGAGGCCAAGGCCTCGGACTACCGGAGCGCGCGCGAGGGCTGGGTCGTGCTGACCCTCATCGTGCGACACCGCTGCGAGCTGCCCGCGCTCGCGCGCGCCTCGGACCGCGCGGCGCTCGTGCACGCGCTGCGCTCGCTCCTCCCCGCGGACGAAGACGAGCTCTGCTCCGTCGAGGCCTTCTTTCACCCCGCGGACCCGGCCTCGAGCCTCGACCCGGCGCACGCGCGGGAGCTCTTCGGCGAGCTGACCTTCCCCGCGGACTCCTTCCTCGTCGCCTGCGCGCGCTGTGAAGCGGTGGTGCGGCGCACCGAAGCGGAGACCTTCGGGCGCTGCCCGGCGTGTCAGGAGATCTTCCTGGAGCGGGAGCCCGAGTCCGACCTCGAGGCGGCCACGGCGCGGATCTGA
- a CDS encoding ABC transporter ATP-binding protein: MTAQFDRVEVKGLVKVYGATRALVGVSARFDAEAVTVIEGPNGSGKSTLLNILGQLVKPTRGEVRYGEHEGKSSIALRAAIGILAHAPMIYPDLSSAENLRLFARLHGLPSTAEHVAALFDRFEIGRWGERPARTYSRGQLQRLALARAVAHAPQLILLDEPSTGLDVRAVERLERTVNEEKARGAIVVLITHDAGLADRLAERRVVLERGRVKEAA; this comes from the coding sequence ATGACGGCGCAGTTCGATCGGGTCGAGGTGAAAGGCCTGGTGAAGGTCTACGGCGCGACGCGCGCGCTGGTCGGGGTGAGCGCGCGCTTCGACGCGGAGGCGGTGACCGTCATCGAGGGGCCGAACGGCTCGGGCAAGAGCACCCTGCTGAACATCCTCGGCCAGCTGGTGAAGCCGACGCGCGGCGAGGTGCGCTACGGCGAGCACGAGGGGAAGAGCTCCATCGCGCTGCGCGCCGCGATCGGCATCCTCGCCCACGCGCCGATGATCTACCCGGACCTCTCCTCGGCCGAGAACCTGCGGCTCTTCGCGCGGCTGCACGGGCTTCCGTCCACGGCCGAGCACGTGGCCGCGCTCTTCGACCGCTTCGAGATCGGGCGGTGGGGCGAGCGGCCGGCGCGGACGTATTCTCGCGGGCAGCTCCAGCGGCTCGCCCTCGCCCGCGCGGTGGCCCACGCGCCGCAGCTGATCCTGCTCGACGAGCCCTCGACCGGCCTCGACGTGCGCGCGGTGGAGCGGCTCGAGCGGACCGTGAACGAGGAGAAGGCGCGCGGCGCGATCGTGGTCTTGATCACGCACGACGCGGGGCTCGCGGATCGACTGGCGGAGCGCCGCGTGGTGCTCGAGCGCGGGCGCGTGAAGGAGGCGGCGTGA
- the dnaJ gene encoding molecular chaperone DnaJ: protein MSKRDYYEVLGVDRSVGATELKKAYRKLALEFHPDRNPDDPASEERFKEVSEAYSVLSDGEKRQVYDRYGHAGLQGGGGFGNVEDIFSHFGDIFGDLFGMGFGGMGGRRRRDAPVRGSDLRVPVRLTLEEAAFGCQKEVDVAYPAPCNACQGTGAEGAELIVCTACQGAGQVAINRGAFMLSSTCPTCRGRGQMPKALCGECEGSGEEAVDRTVKVSIPGGIDEGQNLRLANQGQPGLRGGPPGHLFVAIDIEPHAHFKREGFDLIYDLRLSFPQAALGGEMEVPTLAPDDDPVTVKVPAGVQPGDHLVVRGEGVPRLDGRGRGDLVTVIQIDVPQKLSQKARQLLAELQSTFEQEA, encoded by the coding sequence ATGAGCAAGCGCGATTACTACGAAGTCCTGGGGGTCGACCGCTCCGTGGGCGCGACGGAGCTGAAGAAGGCCTACCGCAAGCTCGCGCTCGAGTTCCACCCGGACCGGAACCCCGACGACCCCGCCTCCGAGGAGCGCTTCAAGGAGGTCTCCGAGGCGTACTCGGTGCTCAGCGACGGCGAGAAGCGGCAGGTCTACGACCGCTACGGTCACGCGGGTCTCCAGGGCGGGGGCGGCTTCGGCAACGTCGAGGACATCTTCAGCCACTTCGGCGACATCTTCGGCGACCTGTTCGGCATGGGCTTCGGCGGGATGGGCGGCCGGCGACGCCGCGACGCGCCGGTGCGCGGCTCCGACCTGCGGGTCCCCGTGCGCCTCACCCTCGAGGAAGCCGCGTTCGGCTGCCAGAAGGAGGTCGACGTCGCCTACCCCGCGCCGTGCAACGCGTGCCAGGGCACGGGGGCCGAGGGCGCGGAGCTGATCGTGTGCACCGCCTGCCAGGGAGCGGGCCAGGTCGCGATCAACCGCGGCGCGTTCATGCTCTCCAGCACGTGCCCCACCTGCCGCGGCCGCGGCCAGATGCCCAAGGCGCTCTGCGGTGAGTGCGAGGGCTCGGGCGAGGAGGCGGTCGACCGGACGGTCAAGGTCAGCATCCCGGGCGGGATCGACGAGGGCCAGAACCTGCGCCTCGCCAACCAGGGCCAGCCTGGCCTCCGCGGCGGCCCGCCCGGTCACCTCTTCGTGGCCATCGACATCGAGCCGCACGCGCACTTCAAGCGCGAGGGCTTCGACCTCATCTACGACCTGCGCCTCAGCTTCCCGCAGGCGGCGCTCGGCGGCGAGATGGAGGTCCCCACCCTCGCCCCCGACGACGACCCCGTCACCGTGAAGGTCCCCGCCGGCGTCCAGCCCGGCGATCACCTCGTCGTGCGCGGCGAGGGCGTGCCCCGCCTCGACGGACGCGGCCGCGGCGACCTCGTCACCGTCATCCAGATCGACGTCCCGCAGAAGCTCAGCCAGAAGGCGCGTCAGCTCCTCGCGGAGCTGCAGAGCACGTTCGAGCAAGAGGCCTGA
- a CDS encoding transglycosylase SLT domain-containing protein, with the protein MLVPLRVMVGALAAAMATCNTPSSSPPSLSATAPAATQESAPPASPPERRFDPDVVRPNPAAPVGQILLALSNGEAERAEAIANQVLPDAPEETRTELYWLAARAALESGAPARAHATLAHVTTPTEGAEHPLAPWARLLRARIMMEGDAALAAEEVAPLTELDWAGRDDARDLQAAAWVEAGEVERAEPLLRALLAESSASSARASVALPLAQLLAQRDEVDAKVEAIRLLRRVATRAPLSSAAREAEERLPALLAALPPERRRDLREPTPEEAFARAEALSSAMRWDDAEAAFHEVAQRAEDDGLQCQARYQEGRAIYYRRQRGRAAQHLAVVARDCAQEEVRAWSRYLAGKAYAASGDHELARQQYGLLEEQTPGHSLADDARYRGALLLGEDGDEDAMVERLRTLPSTYPGGDMHGHARFMLAWRARRAGQREEALAHLEGALAEGTQEDREDLHGRAAYWRAVLLLELERPDEAREAWTELVETHPLSYYAQQALVRLSELSPAAAESARARWGSRGDASITFAWREDFDTPAFGRALALLEVGAIEEAKQELAYVRERSSAADDELRWVEASLYDRAGAYPEAVYLTRRFLDAFLTAPPTDDHYARWRIAYPRAYADVIERAAQDRPVPAELIFAIAREESSFRADAVSVAQAYGLTQLIVPTARRFAQRVDLRATPSTLTQPATNVTIGAEFMSWLWQRYPDNPVVLPAAYNAGQGAVDRWIDERPDQRLDVWVEEIPYDETRRYTRRVLQSWGIYAWLNGAELPPLRPALPSR; encoded by the coding sequence ATGCTGGTTCCGCTCAGGGTGATGGTCGGGGCGCTCGCGGCCGCGATGGCGACGTGCAACACGCCTTCCTCGTCTCCGCCCTCGCTCTCCGCGACGGCGCCCGCCGCGACGCAGGAGAGCGCCCCGCCGGCCAGTCCGCCGGAGCGGCGCTTCGACCCCGACGTGGTGCGGCCCAACCCGGCCGCGCCGGTGGGACAGATCCTGCTCGCGCTCTCGAACGGCGAGGCGGAGCGCGCCGAGGCGATCGCCAACCAGGTGCTGCCGGACGCGCCCGAGGAGACCCGGACGGAGCTCTACTGGCTCGCCGCGCGCGCCGCGCTCGAGTCCGGGGCTCCCGCGCGGGCCCACGCGACGCTGGCGCACGTGACCACGCCGACGGAGGGAGCCGAGCACCCGCTCGCGCCCTGGGCCCGGCTGCTGCGCGCCCGCATCATGATGGAAGGCGACGCCGCGCTCGCGGCCGAGGAGGTCGCGCCGCTGACGGAGCTGGACTGGGCCGGGCGCGACGACGCGCGCGACCTTCAGGCCGCCGCGTGGGTCGAGGCCGGCGAGGTCGAGCGGGCGGAGCCCTTGCTGCGCGCGCTGCTCGCGGAGTCGTCCGCGTCGTCGGCGCGCGCGTCGGTGGCGCTCCCCCTCGCGCAGCTGCTCGCGCAGCGAGACGAGGTCGACGCCAAGGTCGAGGCGATCCGGCTGCTGCGCCGCGTCGCCACCCGCGCGCCGCTCTCGTCGGCCGCGCGCGAGGCCGAGGAGCGGCTCCCGGCCCTGCTCGCCGCCCTCCCCCCGGAGCGACGACGCGACCTGCGCGAGCCCACCCCCGAGGAGGCGTTCGCGCGGGCCGAGGCGCTCTCGAGCGCGATGCGCTGGGACGACGCGGAGGCCGCGTTCCACGAGGTCGCCCAGCGAGCCGAAGACGACGGGCTGCAGTGCCAGGCGCGCTACCAGGAGGGCCGCGCCATCTACTACCGCCGCCAGCGTGGGCGCGCCGCGCAGCACCTCGCGGTGGTGGCCCGGGACTGCGCGCAGGAGGAGGTGCGCGCCTGGAGCCGCTACCTCGCGGGCAAGGCCTACGCGGCGTCGGGCGATCACGAGCTCGCGCGTCAGCAATACGGCCTGCTCGAAGAGCAGACGCCCGGGCACAGCCTCGCCGACGACGCGCGCTACCGAGGCGCGCTGCTGCTCGGCGAGGACGGCGACGAGGACGCGATGGTGGAGCGGCTGCGCACCCTGCCGAGCACCTATCCCGGCGGGGACATGCACGGCCACGCGCGCTTCATGCTCGCCTGGCGAGCCCGCCGCGCCGGCCAGCGGGAGGAGGCGCTCGCCCACCTCGAGGGCGCGCTCGCGGAGGGCACCCAGGAGGACCGGGAGGATCTCCACGGCCGCGCGGCGTACTGGCGCGCGGTGCTGCTCCTCGAGCTCGAGCGACCCGACGAGGCGCGCGAGGCGTGGACCGAGCTGGTCGAGACGCACCCCCTCTCCTACTACGCCCAGCAAGCGCTCGTGCGCCTGAGCGAGCTGAGCCCGGCCGCGGCCGAGAGCGCGAGGGCCCGCTGGGGGAGCCGCGGGGATGCGTCCATCACGTTTGCGTGGCGCGAAGACTTCGACACGCCGGCCTTCGGGCGCGCGCTCGCGCTGCTCGAGGTGGGCGCGATCGAGGAGGCGAAGCAGGAGCTGGCCTACGTGCGCGAGCGCTCCAGCGCCGCGGACGACGAGCTCCGCTGGGTCGAGGCCAGCCTCTACGACCGCGCGGGCGCGTACCCGGAGGCCGTCTACCTCACGCGCCGGTTCCTCGACGCGTTCCTCACCGCGCCGCCGACCGACGACCACTACGCGCGCTGGCGCATCGCCTACCCGCGCGCCTACGCCGACGTCATCGAGCGCGCCGCGCAGGACCGCCCGGTCCCGGCCGAGCTGATCTTCGCCATCGCGCGCGAGGAGAGCAGCTTCCGCGCCGACGCGGTCTCCGTCGCGCAGGCCTACGGGCTGACCCAGCTCATCGTGCCCACCGCGCGCCGCTTCGCGCAGCGCGTGGATCTGCGCGCGACCCCGAGCACGCTCACCCAGCCCGCGACCAACGTGACCATCGGGGCCGAGTTCATGAGCTGGCTCTGGCAGCGCTACCCCGACAACCCCGTGGTCCTGCCCGCGGCGTACAACGCGGGCCAGGGCGCCGTGGACCGATGGATCGACGAGCGCCCCGACCAGCGCCTCGACGTCTGGGTCGAGGAGATCCCCTACGACGAGACGCGCCGCTACACGCGCCGCGTGCTCCAGTCGTGGGGCATCTACGCGTGGCTGAACGGGGCAGAGCTCCCCCCTCTGCGTCCCGCGCTGCCCTCGCGTTGA
- a CDS encoding FAD-binding protein, whose amino-acid sequence MAVWKNYLRRRRTRARRHRPWAPWELLQIVRERAAAGERIRAVGSGHSASAAPQPSEGGHFVELDHIAGEMPWPWYADGGQYVRVGAGTTIAALNAMLDARGLALHNMGSWDGQTVAGATATGTHGSGLRHPPMCDRVVAIELVTDEKDPDSGARVQRFLRIEREGLTDVGAFEAARARFGDEDDPVRTLKLEPDDDLLNAARIHLGCFGVVYALTLEVRPRFWLKERPQVMTWDRVKEVPLEERARAHPEFFWMLCVPHRYAEGSPYAGQPLCVLIEREELRPRDGEAPRRDGVLDRLLRFGVQIVSTGLLENVGLFFPRLGQWVFRRDFEGRSVFSSASAEVMKTSLGPEVHAISIEAFVPLDRAQEAVERIIALAEELETPNGRLDEGEHWHTSPIGVRFVAASEAWLAPSFDGPACAIEIPLLYDETELPWVRARHDRYRFSMLRRLELALRPLGARLHWGQHHTIDGAEAAARYGARWTRWKQVYARFNAYGTFSNPLTAQLGLDPVRALWAVDAPAPEWAPE is encoded by the coding sequence ATGGCGGTCTGGAAGAACTACTTGCGCCGTCGGAGGACCCGCGCGCGCCGGCACCGGCCATGGGCGCCGTGGGAGCTGCTGCAGATCGTGCGCGAGCGGGCCGCGGCGGGCGAGCGCATCCGCGCGGTGGGATCGGGCCACTCCGCGTCCGCGGCGCCCCAGCCCTCGGAGGGCGGACACTTCGTGGAGCTCGACCACATCGCGGGGGAGATGCCGTGGCCCTGGTACGCAGACGGCGGCCAGTACGTGCGGGTGGGCGCGGGGACCACGATCGCCGCGCTCAACGCGATGCTCGACGCGCGCGGGCTCGCCCTCCACAACATGGGCTCGTGGGACGGACAGACCGTCGCCGGCGCGACGGCCACCGGCACGCACGGCTCCGGGCTCCGACACCCCCCGATGTGCGACCGGGTCGTCGCGATCGAGCTCGTGACCGACGAGAAGGATCCGGACTCTGGCGCGCGGGTGCAGCGCTTCCTCCGCATCGAGCGCGAGGGGCTGACCGACGTCGGCGCCTTCGAGGCCGCGCGCGCGCGCTTCGGCGACGAGGACGATCCGGTGCGCACCCTGAAGCTCGAGCCCGACGACGATCTGCTGAACGCGGCGCGGATCCACCTCGGCTGCTTCGGCGTCGTCTACGCCCTGACCCTCGAAGTGCGGCCGCGCTTCTGGCTGAAGGAGCGACCGCAGGTGATGACCTGGGACCGGGTGAAGGAGGTGCCGCTCGAGGAGCGCGCCCGCGCGCACCCGGAGTTCTTCTGGATGCTCTGCGTCCCGCACCGCTACGCCGAGGGGAGCCCCTACGCGGGCCAGCCGCTCTGTGTGCTCATCGAGCGGGAGGAGCTGCGTCCGAGGGACGGCGAAGCGCCCAGACGCGACGGCGTGCTCGACCGGCTGCTCCGCTTCGGCGTGCAGATCGTCAGCACCGGGTTGCTCGAGAACGTCGGCCTGTTCTTTCCGAGGCTCGGCCAGTGGGTCTTCCGGAGGGACTTCGAGGGGCGCTCGGTCTTCTCCTCCGCGAGCGCCGAGGTGATGAAGACCAGCCTCGGCCCCGAGGTGCACGCCATCTCCATCGAGGCCTTCGTGCCGCTCGACCGCGCGCAGGAGGCGGTGGAGCGGATCATCGCGCTCGCGGAGGAGCTCGAGACCCCGAACGGGCGGCTCGACGAAGGCGAGCACTGGCACACCTCGCCGATCGGCGTGCGCTTCGTCGCGGCCTCGGAGGCCTGGCTCGCGCCCTCCTTCGACGGGCCGGCCTGCGCGATCGAGATCCCGCTCCTCTACGACGAGACCGAGCTCCCGTGGGTGCGAGCACGTCACGACCGCTATCGATTCAGCATGTTGAGGCGGCTGGAGCTGGCCCTCCGCCCGCTGGGCGCGCGCCTCCACTGGGGGCAGCACCACACGATCGACGGAGCGGAGGCGGCCGCGCGCTACGGAGCGCGATGGACCCGCTGGAAGCAGGTCTACGCGCGCTTCAACGCGTACGGCACCTTCTCGAACCCGCTCACCGCCCAGCTCGGGCTCGACCCGGTCAGAGCGCTCTGGGCGGTGGACGCGCCGGCTCCGGAGTGGGCTCCGGAGTGA